Within Flavobacteriales bacterium, the genomic segment TTGATTAAAGAACAAATTAAAGTAGCCGCTGGCGAAAAAGTTTCTGGTAAACATTATATCCCCGAATTTCATTCCATCGAATGTAGAATTAACGCAGAAGATCCTTCACAAAACTTCAGACCTTCTCCTGGAACAATTGTAACATTGAATAAGCCAGGAGGCTTAGGAGTTCGTATAGACTCGCATATTTATAATGGATATACTATTCCTCCATATTACGATTCGATGATTGCTAAGCTTATTACAACGGCAAGAACGAGAGAAGAAGCATTGAATAAAATGGATAGATGTTTAAGCGAATTCGTAATTGAAGGAGTAAAAACGACTATTCCTTTTCACAAGGCATTAATAAACGATCCTGACTTTAGAGCTGGTAACTATACCACGAAGTTTATGGATACGTTCGAATACGAATAGGATTAACCTATTTGCGTTTTTTCTTCCTTAGATAATTTCTTGCCTACTACTTCTTTTACTGTTTCGTAGATTCCATCAACATCATAGCTACATTCTTTGTACAATTCTTGTTGACTTCCATGCTCTATCACTCTATCAGGAATACCAAGTCTTTTTACCTGAGCGGAATAATTGTTCTCCGACATAAATTCAAGAATAGCACTTCCTATGCCACCCATTAAACTACCGTCTTCAATGGTAACAATCTTGGTGAATTTTCCAAAAACTTCATGCAAGAGCATCTCATCGATTGGCTTTACAAATCGCATGTCATAATGAGATACTTCGATGCCATCTGCCTCTAGTTTCGTAATAGCCTCTGTTGCTAAATTTCCAATGTGACCAAGCGATAAAATTGCTACATCCGAACCATTCGACAATTTTCTACCTGTACCAATTGCCACCTTCTTCATTGGTGTTTTCCATTCCGTGATCACTCCCTCACCTCTTGGATATCTAATCGTGAAGGGACCAT encodes:
- a CDS encoding 1-deoxy-D-xylulose-5-phosphate synthase (catalyzes the formation of 1-deoxy-D-xylulose 5-phosphate from pyruvate and D-glyceraldehyde 3-phosphate), which codes for CLDRAGFAGADGATHHGAYDIAYMRCLPNMIVSSPMNESELRNLMYTAQEADNGPFTIRYPRGEGVITEWKTPMKKVAIGTGRKLSNGSDVAILSLGHIGNLATEAITKLEADGIEVSHYDMRFVKPIDEMLLHEVFGKFTKIVTIEDGSLMGGIGSAILEFMSENNYSAQVKRLGIPDRVIEHGSQQELYKECSYDVDGIYETVKEVVGKKLSKEEKTQIG